A window of the Bacteroidales bacterium genome harbors these coding sequences:
- a CDS encoding TlpA disulfide reductase family protein, which produces MRKILFLIFTLYGFTLFAQEKEIKKPEYVIIANNEIITKEKLGELEEQGLVKVMNKGVTEDERNKLVEKFGDKIGDREFIIRIDLFTEKEKAERQNEIPSDNEKTITGKNSNDELHIKINDSASEFTVQMLDGKKINLSDLKGKVVLINYWATWCAPCLMEFAEFPEKILEPYKNEDFILIAISIGESKEKVEQKMHNMKKYGVDFNVGIDPKKEIWVKYATGAIPKSFLIDKNGIIKYISIGNADGNVDKLATEIRKLLEE; this is translated from the coding sequence ATGAGAAAAATACTTTTTTTGATTTTCACCTTATATGGTTTTACCCTTTTTGCACAAGAAAAGGAAATAAAAAAACCTGAATACGTAATCATCGCCAATAATGAAATTATAACAAAAGAGAAACTTGGTGAATTAGAAGAGCAAGGCCTAGTTAAGGTTATGAATAAAGGAGTAACCGAAGACGAGCGAAATAAACTTGTAGAAAAATTTGGCGACAAAATTGGGGATCGAGAATTTATAATCAGGATAGATTTATTTACCGAAAAAGAAAAAGCAGAACGTCAAAATGAAATACCCTCAGATAATGAAAAAACAATTACAGGAAAAAATAGTAATGATGAATTACATATAAAAATTAATGATTCTGCAAGTGAATTTACAGTCCAAATGCTTGATGGGAAAAAAATTAATCTTTCGGATTTAAAAGGTAAAGTAGTTCTAATAAATTATTGGGCTACTTGGTGTGCACCTTGCCTAATGGAATTTGCAGAATTTCCAGAAAAGATTCTTGAACCTTATAAAAATGAAGATTTTATTTTAATAGCTATATCTATTGGAGAAAGCAAAGAAAAAGTGGAACAGAAAATGCATAATATGAAAAAATACGGCGTTGACTTCAATGTAGGTATTGACCCAAAAAAAGAGATTTGGGTTAAATATGCTACTGGAGCTATTCCAAAAAGTTTTTTAATTGACAAAAACGGAATTATAAAATATATTTCAATAGGAAATGCAGATGGAAATGTTGATAAATTAGCAACTGAAATTAGAAAATTGCTTGAGGAATAA
- a CDS encoding PHP domain-containing protein, with protein MNKQTYLLAEEKLFRHLDRDNTNNEKENLLKIFVSDNFSHLYVHTEYSKLGGTIRLIDLFKKAKEYTMPAIAITDHSNMFGAIDFYKQANGIKPIIGCELYVELRSRFVKIPSNINFEF; from the coding sequence ATGAATAAACAAACATACCTTTTAGCAGAAGAAAAATTGTTCAGACATTTGGACAGAGACAACACAAATAATGAAAAGGAAAATTTATTAAAGATTTTTGTTTCTGATAATTTTTCCCATCTGTATGTTCATACTGAATACAGTAAACTTGGTGGCACCATTCGTCTTATTGATCTCTTCAAGAAGGCCAAAGAATATACAATGCCAGCCATTGCCATCACGGATCACAGCAACATGTTCGGCGCAATAGATTTTTATAAACAGGCCAATGGCATCAAACCCATTATTGGTTGCGAACTCTACGTTGAACTGCGTAGTCGTTTTGTTAAGATACCATCCAACATTAATTTTGAGTTTTAA
- a CDS encoding TolC family protein: MNLQIRRFFALRILMALSFLMIGANSNVYAQTQQIDTLKLGRVQYEELFLKQNLMLLAEKYKIDQAEAMVLQAKLWPNPNLTLEDVNLWTTKKQLSYLDEPLPPVFGNAAKNTQFSVKLEQQIITVGKRKKLMNLEKVGVKVAEQEFEELLRQLKYDFRNLLTDLQYLQLYSGVFFKQRDQVQNLLKAYKKQLENNHISKGDYIRLQTLQFELSKKINELSKARNEAEKDLKVLLSLEGQANLFVLEEDFAPNLLKIQNMEILNLQDQIFENRPDVKLADFETQQFKSLLIYEKSEAIPDVSFNAFYDRGGGVWPSFFGFGLSIDLPFFNRNQGAIKYAEFGIENSSLHSDNVRLRARAEFDQIYKDFTAALTFFESIDPEFENDLDEIFESYSKNFVSRNISLLQYLDFQEAYLENKRIILESKKEIHFHLETLQYIVGKEL; encoded by the coding sequence ATGAATTTACAGATAAGAAGATTTTTCGCATTGCGCATTTTGATGGCCTTGTCATTTTTGATGATTGGAGCTAATTCAAATGTTTATGCGCAAACGCAGCAAATTGACACGCTTAAATTGGGCCGAGTGCAATACGAAGAATTGTTTTTAAAACAAAACCTCATGTTGCTGGCTGAAAAATATAAAATAGACCAAGCCGAAGCCATGGTCTTGCAGGCTAAACTTTGGCCTAATCCCAATTTAACACTCGAGGATGTCAATTTATGGACAACCAAAAAGCAACTTTCTTATTTAGACGAGCCTTTGCCGCCGGTATTTGGTAATGCAGCCAAAAACACGCAATTTTCGGTAAAGTTGGAACAGCAAATCATTACTGTAGGAAAACGTAAAAAACTTATGAACCTCGAGAAAGTGGGCGTGAAAGTGGCTGAACAGGAATTTGAAGAACTTCTACGTCAATTGAAATACGACTTTAGAAATCTCCTTACAGATTTGCAGTATTTGCAACTGTATAGCGGCGTATTTTTTAAGCAGCGCGATCAAGTTCAGAATTTATTGAAAGCCTATAAAAAGCAACTTGAAAACAATCATATCAGTAAAGGTGATTATATACGGCTTCAAACCTTGCAGTTCGAGTTGTCCAAAAAAATAAATGAATTGTCCAAGGCCAGAAATGAAGCCGAAAAAGATCTAAAAGTTCTTTTGAGTTTAGAAGGGCAAGCTAACTTATTTGTGTTGGAAGAAGACTTTGCACCAAATCTATTAAAGATTCAAAATATGGAGATATTAAATCTCCAAGACCAAATTTTCGAAAATCGTCCCGATGTAAAATTAGCCGATTTTGAAACCCAGCAATTTAAAAGTCTTTTGATTTATGAAAAGTCGGAAGCGATTCCAGATGTTAGTTTTAACGCGTTTTATGATCGTGGTGGAGGCGTTTGGCCCAGTTTCTTCGGGTTTGGTTTGTCTATTGATTTGCCTTTTTTTAATAGAAATCAAGGCGCAATTAAATATGCAGAATTTGGTATCGAAAATTCAAGTTTGCATTCAGACAACGTCCGGTTAAGAGCTAGAGCCGAATTTGACCAAATCTACAAAGACTTCACGGCTGCATTGACATTCTTTGAAAGCATCGACCCAGAATTTGAAAATGATTTGGATGAAATTTTCGAAAGTTATAGCAAGAATTTTGTCAGCCGAAACATCAGTCTGTTGCAATATCTAGACTTTCAGGAAGCGTATTTGGAAAACAAAAGAATAATCCTCGAATCCAAAAAGGAAATCCATTTTCATTTAGAAACACTTCAATATATCGTTGGCAAAGAACTTTAA
- a CDS encoding efflux RND transporter periplasmic adaptor subunit, whose amino-acid sequence MNLFNLKKMYLKKSINLLAFIFGLLLFNSCSQNGNKNEVVADRAFCLNDFMKDDIEKVPVERIPISESILLNARVEPNPDKVVHFMSLVSGVVTKTYFTLGEEVKKGQLLIEMMSSELSNLSSQKLSLNSQILVAERELKSVQEMHRDHIASQKDLIEAQSNLDVLKAELQNANAQLKLYSASSECGVFQIKAPSSGTIISKNIASGMQISADSEPLFTISDLKEVWIIANIYAGNIPYVKKGMPVEIKALPYADELFFGEINTISQVFDANERVLKARIVMDNYDGKLMPGMWVDVTVEKEDGILANAAPVNALIFDNNQHFLVLYKSDCDIEIRKVTPNVQNSTQVFFENSIEEGEQIITKNHLLIYNHLKALK is encoded by the coding sequence ATGAACCTATTCAATCTCAAAAAAATGTATCTCAAAAAATCCATTAACCTACTTGCTTTTATTTTCGGATTGCTTCTTTTCAATAGCTGTTCTCAAAATGGAAATAAAAATGAAGTTGTTGCAGACAGAGCTTTTTGCCTCAATGACTTTATGAAAGACGATATAGAAAAAGTTCCCGTAGAAAGAATCCCTATTTCAGAATCGATTTTATTAAACGCCAGAGTTGAGCCAAACCCTGATAAAGTGGTGCATTTTATGAGTTTGGTCAGTGGTGTCGTCACGAAAACCTATTTCACTTTAGGTGAAGAAGTTAAAAAAGGCCAGTTGCTTATTGAAATGATGAGTAGTGAATTAAGTAATTTGAGTTCACAAAAATTAAGTCTAAATTCCCAAATCCTTGTTGCGGAGCGCGAATTGAAATCTGTTCAGGAAATGCATCGCGATCATATAGCCTCGCAAAAGGATTTGATTGAGGCGCAAAGTAATTTGGATGTTCTTAAAGCAGAACTTCAAAATGCAAATGCCCAACTTAAATTATATAGTGCGAGCAGTGAATGTGGCGTTTTTCAAATAAAAGCACCGAGTTCTGGCACCATTATCAGTAAAAATATTGCTTCAGGAATGCAAATTTCTGCGGATAGTGAACCTCTTTTTACGATTTCCGATTTAAAGGAAGTATGGATCATTGCCAATATTTATGCAGGGAATATTCCTTATGTAAAAAAGGGAATGCCCGTAGAGATTAAAGCCTTGCCTTATGCGGATGAGCTGTTTTTTGGAGAAATCAATACGATTTCGCAGGTTTTTGATGCCAACGAACGTGTTTTAAAAGCACGGATCGTGATGGATAATTACGATGGGAAACTCATGCCTGGAATGTGGGTAGATGTCACGGTAGAAAAAGAGGATGGAATTCTAGCCAACGCAGCGCCAGTAAATGCATTGATTTTTGACAACAACCAACATTTTTTAGTACTCTACAAATCGGATTGTGATATTGAGATTAGAAAAGTTACTCCAAATGTGCAAAATAGCACTCAAGTTTTTTTTGAAAATAGTATTGAAGAAGGCGAGCAAATTATCACAAAAAATCACTTGTTGATTTATAACCATTTGAAAGCCCTAAAATAA
- a CDS encoding cation-translocating P-type ATPase has protein sequence MSPKKFIIRTVIALIAVLCLALDVWIAFPPVKYLGLIFYFVCFAMYLKELYLALFKMRKVTADLLVVTVMIVSLAANQPLSGALVAWFISMGLAISFTIMQRTNRKISALTSKTTKPVRVLRDGAMVELSIDKVVAGDVVIVPQGEMIPVDGKILEGSSSVDESVITGEPFPIFKQVGDSVTSGSIAVSSQLKVKAEKEGNKGFLQVMAKEIEASLKVKPTIHRKADTIVQFFIAGVVLYALGVLVVTGFITGDFQEGLMRMATVTAVACPCAWALSVPTAFAAAIGGLSSRGILVRGGTPLEIAGQAVNVMLDKTGTVTLAEPKVAEILVFEIEKDELIQIAASVEAGFNHPIANAIVSYASKNKIQPLSAEVSEYLPGLGIRTTVNGRKVELGSAETMEQLNISLPPKEEFSGRATWIAIDGKIAGAIIIQDELREYATDLGEELHKLGIKRVEIATGDDDEAEAKRVASLIKADGYSWGMTPDEKKARLEELKVQGLTIMVGDGVNDAVSLAAADVGVSIGRTKADLAIKSSDIIVMRDDATSLITILKKGKKLLRIIKENYAWAIGFNAVGIALATVGVIDPWLAALFHHVSSVLVVLNSSRLVRG, from the coding sequence ATGTCACCAAAAAAATTCATCATAAGAACGGTCATCGCCCTGATCGCAGTTCTCTGTTTAGCCCTTGACGTATGGATAGCATTTCCCCCTGTTAAATACCTGGGTTTAATCTTCTACTTTGTCTGCTTTGCAATGTATCTCAAGGAATTATACCTTGCTCTTTTCAAGATGCGAAAGGTCACAGCAGACCTTCTTGTTGTAACAGTTATGATAGTTTCCCTTGCGGCGAACCAGCCGTTGAGCGGCGCTCTTGTGGCATGGTTTATAAGCATGGGCCTTGCCATCTCCTTTACTATCATGCAGCGAACCAATCGTAAGATATCAGCCCTCACCAGCAAGACCACAAAGCCTGTGAGGGTTTTAAGAGACGGGGCCATGGTCGAGCTTTCCATTGACAAGGTCGTTGCAGGAGATGTGGTCATAGTTCCCCAAGGGGAGATGATTCCCGTTGATGGTAAGATTCTGGAAGGTAGCTCGTCGGTTGACGAGTCCGTTATAACAGGAGAACCCTTTCCGATATTCAAGCAGGTTGGAGATTCTGTAACCTCGGGTTCCATAGCGGTTTCCTCCCAGCTAAAGGTCAAGGCGGAAAAGGAAGGGAACAAGGGATTCCTCCAAGTAATGGCGAAAGAAATTGAGGCCTCGCTCAAGGTCAAGCCAACGATCCATCGCAAGGCAGATACTATCGTTCAATTCTTCATCGCCGGCGTGGTTCTATATGCCCTGGGGGTGCTCGTAGTAACTGGATTTATCACGGGCGACTTTCAAGAAGGTCTCATGCGCATGGCTACGGTGACGGCTGTTGCCTGTCCCTGCGCCTGGGCGCTATCTGTTCCAACGGCCTTTGCCGCCGCCATTGGTGGTCTTAGCAGTCGGGGAATCCTTGTGCGGGGTGGTACGCCTCTTGAAATTGCCGGTCAGGCTGTGAACGTTATGCTTGACAAGACCGGAACGGTAACCCTGGCAGAACCTAAGGTGGCAGAAATCCTGGTCTTTGAAATCGAAAAAGATGAACTCATTCAAATAGCCGCTTCGGTTGAAGCAGGCTTTAATCACCCGATTGCCAATGCCATCGTCTCCTATGCATCGAAGAACAAGATTCAGCCCTTATCGGCAGAGGTGTCCGAATATCTCCCGGGCCTTGGCATACGCACCACGGTAAACGGCCGAAAAGTGGAACTCGGATCCGCTGAAACCATGGAACAACTCAATATTTCCCTACCACCAAAGGAAGAGTTTAGCGGCCGAGCCACATGGATCGCCATTGACGGCAAAATAGCCGGAGCCATTATTATCCAAGACGAACTCAGAGAATATGCAACAGATCTTGGAGAAGAACTCCACAAACTAGGAATAAAGAGGGTTGAGATTGCAACCGGTGACGATGATGAGGCCGAAGCAAAACGGGTGGCCAGCCTGATCAAGGCGGACGGATACAGTTGGGGAATGACACCCGATGAAAAAAAAGCCCGACTGGAAGAACTTAAAGTCCAAGGTCTTACAATAATGGTCGGCGACGGGGTTAATGATGCCGTATCCCTTGCAGCCGCAGACGTGGGAGTCTCCATCGGACGCACCAAGGCGGATCTTGCGATCAAATCTTCTGACATAATAGTGATGCGCGATGACGCAACGAGTTTGATCACCATCCTGAAAAAAGGCAAAAAACTCCTTAGAATTATCAAAGAAAATTATGCCTGGGCCATAGGATTTAATGCTGTAGGCATTGCCCTTGCTACCGTCGGGGTCATCGATCCCTGGCTTGCGGCCCTGTTTCACCACGTAAGCTCGGTGCTGGTGGTCCTTAACTCCTCCCGACTGGTAAGGGGCTAA
- a CDS encoding efflux RND transporter permease subunit, with the protein MKKFVQGIVSFSLKNSTIIFFLTGLLLVAGIINYIKIPIEAFPDVTNTRARIITQWPGRSAEEVEKFITLPVSKEMNTIPKKAEVHSTSLFGLSVVTVIFNDDVEDFYAQQYAANRLQGLPLPDGSDAQIEPPSGATGEIFRYVVKSDLPIKEISAIHDWIIERELLSVPGVADVASFGGEEKIYEIQINPSELKNYNLSPLDVYEAVSKSNINVGGDVIQRGDQAYAVRGVGLLESLDDIENILITVNGSTPVLVKHVAEVVIGAKPRLGQVGLDDDDDLVQGIVIMLRGENPADVIEGLKTRINELNTRILPKNVEIVPFIDRSELVDATVSTVTKNLIEGVILVSLIVFIFLYNWRTTLIVATVIPLSFLFAVIMLRIQGLPANLISMGALDFGLLLEGTLVIVESVFVSLQVKSRLIGKDKFSKISKLGIIKKSVGKVSTPIFFALFILIVALMPIFSFQKVEGKMFSPLAFPWLLLWVMHF; encoded by the coding sequence ATGAAGAAGTTTGTCCAAGGTATTGTTAGTTTTTCATTAAAAAATTCAACCATTATATTTTTTCTCACCGGTTTGTTGCTGGTTGCGGGAATTATCAATTACATAAAAATCCCAATTGAAGCCTTTCCTGATGTTACAAACACCAGAGCACGTATTATTACTCAATGGCCAGGTAGAAGTGCGGAAGAAGTAGAGAAGTTTATTACACTTCCTGTTTCTAAAGAGATGAACACCATTCCTAAAAAGGCTGAAGTGCACTCTACTTCATTATTTGGTCTTTCGGTAGTCACGGTTATTTTTAATGATGATGTTGAAGATTTCTACGCACAACAATATGCTGCAAACCGATTGCAAGGGTTGCCATTACCAGACGGAAGTGACGCCCAAATTGAACCGCCATCTGGAGCGACAGGTGAAATTTTTAGGTATGTGGTTAAAAGTGATTTACCTATCAAGGAAATATCGGCCATTCATGATTGGATTATTGAACGTGAGCTGTTATCCGTTCCTGGTGTTGCTGATGTGGCAAGTTTTGGTGGTGAAGAAAAAATTTATGAAATACAGATCAATCCGAGCGAATTAAAAAACTACAATCTCTCGCCACTGGATGTTTACGAAGCGGTTTCAAAAAGCAATATAAACGTTGGAGGTGATGTGATTCAACGAGGTGATCAGGCTTATGCAGTTCGAGGTGTGGGTTTGTTGGAAAGTCTTGACGATATAGAAAACATTCTCATTACAGTGAATGGTTCCACACCGGTTTTGGTAAAACATGTGGCCGAAGTGGTGATCGGCGCTAAACCCAGATTGGGTCAAGTAGGTTTGGACGATGACGACGATTTGGTTCAGGGCATCGTTATTATGCTGCGAGGGGAAAACCCTGCAGATGTCATTGAAGGTTTAAAAACCAGAATCAACGAGCTTAATACCCGAATTTTACCCAAAAATGTGGAGATTGTTCCTTTTATTGATCGTTCAGAATTGGTAGATGCTACTGTGAGTACGGTTACAAAAAACCTGATTGAAGGTGTTATTTTGGTGTCCTTGATTGTATTTATTTTTCTTTACAACTGGCGCACAACCTTAATTGTTGCGACTGTTATTCCTTTATCCTTCCTATTTGCAGTCATCATGTTGCGAATACAGGGATTGCCGGCAAACTTGATTTCCATGGGTGCGCTGGATTTTGGATTGCTCTTGGAAGGCACATTGGTTATTGTAGAATCTGTTTTCGTCTCCCTTCAGGTAAAATCGAGACTTATAGGAAAGGATAAGTTTTCTAAAATTTCCAAATTGGGCATTATTAAAAAAAGTGTTGGTAAAGTTTCAACGCCAATTTTCTTTGCTCTTTTTATTCTTATTGTTGCTTTAATGCCAATTTTTTCTTTCCAAAAAGTGGAAGGAAAAATGTTCTCACCCTTGGCTTTCCCTTGGCTTTTACTTTGGGTTATGCACTTTTAG
- a CDS encoding efflux RND transporter permease subunit codes for MAFTLGYALLGSLILSLTYVPAMCKVLLKNGINDRESMVSKFFNVQFFKLYNFTDKHGKATLYLFVGLLVICAVKFHYYGTEFLPKLNEGAIYVRATLPNSIHLDESVKLAKEMKEKIRKREEVKFVLTQTGRPNDGTDPTGFFNIEFHIQLIPEDDWSRNISKDDLLAELRDDFETYPGINFGFSQPIQDNVEEYVAGVKSSLVIKIFGDDLFELEDKAHEVADAIKDIEGITDLNVYENIGQPELRIQLHDHKMAKYGVTMADAQSVLAMAIGGQAATTFYEGERMFDVRIRYQKQHRETPEAIGNILVPMVDGNHVPLKEISTIDFHTGPAFIYREGNSRYIGVGFSIEGRDLGSAIAEARKKVEDEVEIPSYNKVEWAGEFESKERASKQLMMVVPISLLLIIFLLYMNFGNVKDTVITALTLPFAFIGGLISLWVTGTIFGISAGIGFIILFGVSTINGLILITVIHEKLKGRHPLKEAISLGVKEKIRPIVMIGLMGAMGLLPAALSNGMGSEIQKPLAIMIVGGILICTVLSLTVLPQLFYLAYRKSKV; via the coding sequence TTGGCTTTTACTTTGGGTTATGCACTTTTAGGATCTTTGATTTTAAGTTTGACCTACGTGCCAGCCATGTGTAAGGTGTTGCTGAAAAATGGTATTAATGATAGAGAAAGTATGGTTTCAAAGTTCTTCAACGTTCAATTTTTTAAGCTTTATAATTTTACCGATAAACATGGAAAAGCAACTTTATACCTATTTGTCGGTTTGCTGGTTATTTGTGCTGTTAAGTTTCATTATTACGGAACCGAATTTCTGCCAAAATTGAATGAAGGCGCTATTTATGTCCGTGCCACTTTACCAAATAGCATTCATTTGGACGAGTCTGTGAAATTGGCAAAGGAAATGAAAGAAAAAATCAGAAAACGTGAAGAAGTGAAGTTCGTCTTGACCCAAACCGGTCGCCCAAATGATGGCACTGATCCCACCGGATTTTTCAATATTGAATTCCACATCCAATTGATACCAGAAGATGATTGGAGTCGCAATATTTCCAAAGATGATTTATTAGCAGAACTTCGTGACGATTTTGAGACCTATCCAGGAATTAATTTCGGATTTAGTCAGCCTATTCAGGATAACGTGGAAGAATATGTAGCCGGTGTTAAAAGTTCTCTGGTCATTAAAATCTTTGGCGATGACTTATTTGAATTGGAAGATAAAGCTCATGAGGTGGCTGATGCCATTAAAGATATTGAAGGTATAACGGACTTGAATGTGTATGAAAACATCGGGCAACCAGAGTTGCGGATTCAATTGCACGACCATAAAATGGCAAAATATGGCGTTACGATGGCCGATGCACAATCCGTATTGGCCATGGCAATAGGTGGTCAAGCAGCAACCACTTTTTATGAAGGCGAAAGGATGTTTGATGTACGTATTAGATATCAAAAACAACATCGTGAAACGCCAGAGGCCATTGGAAATATATTAGTGCCAATGGTCGATGGAAATCATGTGCCTTTGAAAGAGATTTCAACCATTGATTTCCATACCGGACCAGCATTTATCTATCGCGAAGGAAACAGTCGTTATATTGGGGTTGGTTTTAGTATTGAAGGACGGGATTTGGGAAGTGCCATTGCCGAAGCGCGTAAAAAAGTAGAAGATGAAGTCGAAATTCCGTCGTATAATAAAGTCGAGTGGGCAGGGGAATTTGAAAGTAAGGAACGCGCCAGTAAACAATTAATGATGGTGGTCCCTATTTCTTTATTGTTGATTATTTTCTTGTTATACATGAATTTCGGTAACGTGAAGGACACCGTTATTACCGCGCTAACATTGCCATTTGCATTTATTGGTGGCTTGATATCCTTATGGGTTACAGGAACGATTTTTGGGATTTCCGCAGGAATCGGATTTATAATTCTCTTTGGGGTTTCTACTATTAATGGACTTATTTTGATCACCGTCATCCATGAGAAACTCAAGGGACGTCATCCTTTAAAAGAAGCGATTTCACTAGGTGTAAAGGAAAAAATCAGACCTATTGTGATGATTGGTTTAATGGGCGCGATGGGATTATTACCAGCGGCACTTTCGAACGGAATGGGTTCAGAAATTCAAAAACCTTTGGCTATCATGATTGTAGGCGGTATTTTAATCTGTACCGTTCTTTCGCTTACAGTCTTGCCGCAATTGTTTTATTTAGCCTATCGGAAATCTAAAGTTTAA
- a CDS encoding DUF2027 domain-containing protein — translation MKFKIGDKVNFLNDNGGGIVTKIISASLVNIQIEDGFEIPTLANELVLANDMGNFERKPGDFYASSRTAAPPPEPEKKDPVYFDGRIEKLRVFKAKGDDKKGLYLAYVPQDQRWLLTGLIDVYLVNFTGYEVLFSLFLRKENGAWEGRDYDAIPPDSRLLLASIHREEIERWTYGIIQALYHKELSDSVLAPVNSTFSFKPTRLYRENVYIDSSFLQEKAFLFLVNEIATQKSVAERSEDEKQDEEISMQNAKPQEPKETIDKHKTGPREAVVDLHIGELTDDYSKMSNQEMLNFQLNYFVRCLEGAIKNYLTKVTFIHGVGDGILKLKIMEILKAYDNVKTRDASMKDFGYGATEILIWHRNS, via the coding sequence ATGAAATTTAAGATAGGAGACAAGGTAAATTTCCTCAATGATAACGGTGGCGGCATCGTAACCAAAATAATTAGCGCCAGCCTGGTAAATATCCAGATTGAAGATGGTTTTGAGATTCCCACGCTTGCCAACGAGCTGGTGCTCGCCAACGACATGGGGAACTTTGAGCGGAAGCCTGGCGATTTCTATGCTTCTTCGCGAACGGCAGCGCCCCCTCCCGAACCCGAAAAAAAAGATCCCGTTTATTTTGATGGCCGGATTGAAAAACTACGCGTTTTCAAAGCCAAAGGCGACGATAAAAAAGGTCTTTATCTGGCCTATGTTCCGCAGGATCAGCGCTGGTTGCTAACGGGGCTTATCGATGTTTATCTGGTAAACTTTACCGGGTACGAGGTGCTGTTTAGTTTGTTTTTGCGCAAAGAGAATGGTGCCTGGGAAGGCCGCGACTACGACGCCATCCCGCCCGATAGCCGTCTGCTGCTGGCTTCCATCCATCGCGAAGAGATTGAGCGCTGGACCTATGGGATAATTCAGGCGTTGTATCACAAAGAGCTGTCCGATTCGGTGCTGGCACCCGTCAACAGCACTTTTAGCTTTAAGCCGACACGTCTGTATCGCGAAAATGTTTACATCGATTCGTCATTTCTGCAAGAGAAAGCTTTTCTATTTCTTGTAAATGAGATAGCTACTCAGAAGTCTGTGGCCGAGAGATCGGAGGACGAAAAGCAAGATGAAGAGATTAGTATGCAAAACGCCAAACCACAGGAGCCCAAAGAAACCATCGACAAGCACAAAACCGGCCCACGTGAGGCTGTGGTTGACCTCCATATCGGCGAACTTACAGACGACTATTCCAAAATGAGCAACCAGGAGATGCTTAACTTCCAGCTCAATTATTTTGTGAGGTGCCTTGAGGGTGCCATCAAAAATTATCTTACCAAAGTCACTTTTATCCATGGCGTTGGCGACGGTATCCTTAAACTAAAAATTATGGAGATACTCAAAGCCTACGACAACGTGAAAACGCGCGATGCTTCTATGAAAGACTTTGGCTATGGCGCCACAGAAATTCTCATCTGGCACAGAAATTCCTGA